The sequence below is a genomic window from Nevskiales bacterium.
GCGCTGAGCGCGGGGCGGTCCATGGCCTTCATGTTGACAGGCCGTGAAGCCGCGACTCAAGCTGCGGCCATCCGCTCCGGCTCGTTCGTCAAATGTGCCTGATAGCCTTCGCCTGGCGCGCCCATCCGCGCTACGAACTGGTCCTGGCGGCCAATCGTGACGAGTTTCACCAGCGGCCGGCTGAGGCCGCGCAGTTCTGGCCGGAGGCGCCGCAGTTGCTGGCCGGCCGCGACCTGTCGCAGGGCGGGACCTGGTGCGGGGTCACGCGGGCAGGGCGCGTCGCGGCGGTCACCAACTACCGCGATCCCTCGCGGGCCGAGCCCGGCAAGCGCTCCCGCGGCCATCTGGTGCGCGACTACCTGCTGGGCAGCCGGGACGCCGAAACGGCCGCCGAAGCAATCGAGAAGGAAAAAGGCGCCTACTCCGAGTTCAACCTGCTGCTGGGCGACCCCGAAAGTCTCTGGTACGTCGGCAGCCGGGCGCTCGGTCCGCAGCGCATCACGCCGGGCGTACACGGCATCAGCAACGGCGCCTTCGACCTGGCCTGGCCGAAGGTGCGGCACGCACGCGCCGGCCTGGAGCAGCAGTTGCAGCAGGACCGACTCGAGCCCGCGGCGCTGTTCGAGGTGCTGGCCTCGCGCCGCATCGCACCGGACGGCGAGCTGCCCGACACCGGCGTCGGCCTGCAGCTGGAGCGCTTCCTGTCCGCGCCCTTCATCGTCAGCCCGGAGTACGGCACGCGTGCCAGCACCGTGCTGCTGATCGCCCGCAGTGGCGAGGTGCGCTTCGTCGAGCGGCGTTTCGGTCCGGACGGCACGCCCATCGGCGTCACCGACGAGCGGTTCATGCTCGAGGTTTAAGCGAGCACCTTCCGCAACCAGGCCGCGATGTCGCGGATCTCCTCCAGGCACACCTGGTGCTCCATCGGGTAGGCGTGCCACTCGACCGCATAGCCGTTCTGCTGCAACAGGTCGCGGCTGAGGCTGCCCAGCTGCAGCGGCAGCATGTAGTCGAACTCGCCGTGCGCCATGAAGATCGGCGTGCTGCGGTTGGCGGCGGAGGCCTCGGCCGCGAAGCGTTCGCGCAGCGGCAGGTAGCTGGACAGCACCATCAGCCCGGCGAGTTTCTCCGGGTAGCGCAGCCCGGTCTGCAGGGTGATGGCACCGCCCTGTGAGAAGCCCGCCAGCACGATGCGCGCGCTCGAGATGCCGCGCGCGTTCTCGCGCCGGATCAATGCCTCGATCTGGGCCTGCGATTCGCGGAGGCCGGCCTCGTCCTCGCGCAGGGCGCGGTCCAGCCCGAGGATGTCGTACCAGGCGCGCATGCGCATGCCGCCGTTGAGCGTCACCGGCCGGATCGGTGCATGCGGGAAGACGAAGCGCACCGCCATCGAATCCGGCAGCCGCAGCTCCGGCACGATGGGCACGAAGTCGTTGCCGTCGGCGCCGAGCCCGTGCAGCCAGATCACGCTGGCCCTGGCGGGGGACCCGGGTTCCAGTTCGACGCAGTCCAATTCACTGATCATCGGATGTCTCGTGTTTGATGGGCGGTCATTTCCGGAAATCGCACAACGATTATCCGGAATCCAGGGTCTTGAAAGGCACCGGATCCCCGCTTTCGCGGGGCTGACACAATCCATATCATGCAAAGGCACTGGACCCCGGCTTGCGCCGGGGTGACCGCCCTGACGGGCGGTCATTTGAGCACAGCGCGCGCCGCAGGCAAACTCCGCAAAAGGAAGAAAAGCCGTGAGCGCACAAACCGACATCGTCGATGCCTGGGCGCAACACCCGACGCCGCGCATGCTCGGCCATCCGATGTTTGACTCCTTGCGGCGCTGGACGGGCCGGAACCTGTCCGTGCCCGAGGTGCCGCTGGCGGCCACCCTCGCCGCACTCGATGCCGCCCGCGTCAGCGTCGCGCTGCTGTCCGCCTGGCACGGGCCGCAGGGTGCGCTGATTTCCAACGACGAGGTCGCCGGCTGGGTGAAACAGCATCCGGACCGCTTCGCGGGCATCGGCTCGGTGGACCTGGCCCGGCCCCTGGACGCCCTGCGCGAGCTGCGCCGCTGCGTGAAGCAGCTCGGCTTCAAGGGGCTGCGCCTGCTGCCCTGGCTGTGGAACCTGCCGCCGGACGACCGCCGCTACTACCCGCTGTACGCCGAGTGCTGCGAGCTGGGCATCCCGTTCTGCCTGCAGGTCGGCCACACCGGCCCGCTGTGCCCCTCCGAGCCGGGGCGCCCGATCCCGTATCTCGATCATGTCGCGCTGGAATTCCCTGAGCTGGTCATCGTCGGCGGGCACATCGGCTACCCGTGGACGCAGGAGATGATTGCGCTGGCAACCAAGTACCCCAATGTCCACATCGACACCTCGGCCTACAAGATCAGCCGCTACCCGCGCGAGCTGGTGGAGTATCTGCGCGGCCACGGCCGGCGTAAGGTCCTGTTCGGCAGCAATTATCCGATGCTGATGCCGGCCGAGTGCCTGCAGGGGCTGGACGAGCTGGCTCTGGATGACGAGACGCGCGGGCTGTTCCTGGCCGGCAATGCGCGCCGCGTGTTCCGGCTGGGCTGAAAGCCGCGCCAGCCGGCGCCGCAGCGGTTAGAATGCAGGCCGAACGGGCCCCGCGCCGGGGCCGCGAATCCGATGGTGCCGCCATGCCCTTGTTACGCCCGACCCTGGCCCTGATCCTGCTGCTGGCGCTGCTGGGCGGTTGCGGCAAGCGCGGCCCCCTCTACCTGCCGGGCGAGAAGAACCCGGAGGCCCGGACGGTGCCGCAGGAATCGCAGACCCAGGAACCGCCGACCGCACCCGGCGACTGAGCCCCCATGGACGTTTTCGAGTACCGCGACGGGCGGCTGTTCGCGGAGGGCGCGGACCTTGCGCGGCTGGCGGCGGAATACGGCACGCCCTGCTACGTCTATTCGCGCGCGGCCATCACTGACAACTACCTGGCGTACGACCGCGCGCTGGCCGGCGTGCCGCACCGGATCTGCTACGCGGTCAAGGCCAATTCCAACCTCGGCGTGCTGTCGGTGCTGGCCAGGCTCGGCGCCGGCTTCGACATCGTCTCCGGCGGCGAGCTGGCGCGCGTGCTGCGCGCCGGCGGCGACCCGCGCAAGGTGGTGTTCTCCGGCGTCGGCAAGCGCGAGGACGAGATGGCGGCGGCGCTGGCGGCGGGCATCGCTTGCTTCAACGTCGAGTCCGAGTCCGAGTTGCGGCGCCTGAGCGCCGTGGCCGTGCGCCTGGGCAAGACGGCGGCGGTGTCGCTGCGCGTCAACCCGGACGTGGACGCGCAGACGCACCCGTACATCGCCACCGGACTGCGCGACAACAAGTTCGGCATCGACATCGCGCGCGCCGAGGCCGCCTACCGCGAAGCGGCGCGGCTGCCGGGCCTCGAGATCGTGGGCGTGGACTGCCACATCGGCTCGCAGCTGACGCAGCTGGATCCCTACGTGGATGCGCTCAAGCGCCTGCTGGAACTGATCGACCGGCTGCAGGCGGCCGGCATCCGCCTGCGGCATCTGGACCTCGGCGGCGGGCTGGGCATCCGCTACCGCGAGGAGCGCCCGCCGCGGCCGGAGGACTACGCCGAAGCCGTGCTGCCGCAGCTCAAGGGCCGTGCGCTCGAGCTGTGGCTGGAACCGGGCCGCTCGATCGTCGGCAACGCCGGCGTGTTGCTGACGCGGGTGGAATACCTCAAGCACGCCCCGCACAAGAACTTCGCCATCGTGGACGCGGCGATGAACGACCTCATGCGCCCGGCGCTGTACAACGCCTGGCAGGAAATCCTGCCGGTCGTGCCGCGTGCGGACGAGCCGGCGCAGGTCTACGACGTGGTCGGCCCGGTGTGCGAGACCGGCGACTGGCTGGGCCGCGAGCGCGAACTCGCCGTCCGCGAGGGTGACCTGCTCGCCATCCGCAGCGCCGGCGCCTACGGCTTCGTCATGAGCTCCAACTACAACAGCCGCCCGCGCGCGGCCGAGGTGCTGGTGGACGGCGACCGCGCCCATCTCGTGCGGGCGCGCGAAACGCGGGACGACCTGTGGCGCGGCGAGTCTCTGGTTCCCTCCCCCTCGACGGGGGAGGGCTAGGGTGGGGGTGCGACAGTATTAACGACCCCGATAGATTTCTTTCCGATGGCCGAGTGAAAGGACCAGAACCACGAGCCGGTGGTCCTGGATCTCGCAGATGATGCGGTAATCACCAACCCGATAACGCCAGAGTCCCTGGCGGTCGCCTTGCAGCGCTTTCCCATGCAAGCGAGGGTCGGCACCGGCCGTCACCCGGTCTTTCAGGAAGGCAAGGATGCGCCGCTGGATCGCCCGATCCAGTTTTTCGAGTTGTCGAAATGCGGATTGCTTGAACTCAACGTCCCAGGCCAAGCCGCTTCTTCACTTCCCTGATGGTCAGCGTCGGTTCCTGTTTTTCGAGCGCCGCGAGGCCCAGCAGATAGTCCTCGCGGTCCTCCAGGAACTGACGGATCGCCTCCTTGGCGTAATAGCTCTTGGAGCGGCCGGTGACTTTCGCCAGCTTTGCCAGCCGCTTTTCCAATTCCGGTTCCAGTCGCACACCCAGCATGGGCATAAATCCGATGTTAAACAACGTAAACATGTTAAACACTTGGGCCGTAAAGCGCAACAAGCGCAGCCGACGGACCAGCACAATATTTGCTGCGCGTGTTCGTTCACGGGCTGGGGCGCGGCTTCGCCGGCGGCGTGTGCTACCAACCCGCACTGTCCCGCCGAATACTGGATTCCCGCCTGCGCGGGAATGACAATGTGCCCATGTCACAGCGCAACACCCTGATTCTGATCGACGGCTCGAGCTGGCTGTACCGCGCCTTCCACGCGCTGCCGCCGCTGACCGCGCCGGACGGCCAGCCGACCGGCGCGGTGTTCGGCATGGGCAACATGCTCAGGAAGCTCTTGCGCGAATATTCGCCGGAGCACATCGCGGTGGTGTTCGACCCGCGCGGCAAGACCTTCCGCCACGAGAAATACGCGGACTACAAGGCCAACCGCCCGCCGATTCCCGAAGACCTCGAATCGCAGTTCCCGCTGATCCGCGAGCTGATCGAGGGCCTCGGCCTGCCGGTGCTGCAGGTCGAGGGTGTCGAGGCCGACGACGTGATCGGCACGCTGGCCACGCAGGCGGCGGGGCAGGGCTGGCAGGCGCTGGTGGTGACCGGCGACAAGGACATGGCGCAGCTGGTGAACGAGCGGGTGCAGCTGCTCGACACCATGAAGGACCGCAGGCTCGGGCGCGAGGACGTGATCGAGAAATTCGGCGTGCCGCCGGAGCGGATCGTCGATTACCTGGCGCTGATGGGGGACGCGTCCGACAACATCCCCGGTGTGCCCAAGGTCGGTCCCAAGACCGCCGCCAAGTGGCTGCAGGAATACGGTTCGCTCGATGCGCTGGTGCAAAAAGCCGGCGATGTCGGCGGCAAGATCGGCGAGAACCTGCGCGCCAGCCTCGGCATCCTGCCGCTGTCGCGCGAGCTGGCCACCATCCGCTGCGACATCCCGCTGCCGGTCAAGCCGGCGGAGCTGAAGCCGCGGCCCGCGGACACGGAGAAGCTGCGCGCGCTGTACCAGCGGCTCGGTTTCCACCGCTGGCTGGCGGATGCCGGCCATGAGGCCGCGCCCGCCGCCGGTACGCAGCCGCACGCGCCGGCAACACCCGCAGGCCCGCGCACGGCGGCGAAATACCACTGCGTGCTGGACGAGGCCGCGCTCGGCGCGCTGCTCGAGCGGCTCGAGGCTGCGCCGCTGATCTGCCTCGACACCGAAACCGACGCGCTGGATTCGATGCAGGCTGGCCTCGTGGGCCTGTCCTTCGCAGTGCAGGCCGGCGAGGCCTGGTATGTGCCGGTGGCGCACGAATATCTGGGTGCGCCGGCGCAACTGCCGATGGAAAAGGTGCTATCGCGGCTGAAGCCGCTCCTGCAAGACGCCGGCAAGCCCAAGCTCGGCCAGCACATCAAGTACGACCTCAACGTGCTCGCGCGCCACGGCATCGAGGTCGCCGGCGTGCGCTACGACACCATGCTCGAGTCCTACGTGCTCAACAGCACCGCCACGCGCCACGACATGGATTCGCTGGCGGAGAAATACCTCGGTTACCAGACCATCAAGTTCGAGGACGTGGCCGGCAAGGGCAAGAACCAGATCAGCTTCAAGCAGGTGGACCTGGACAAGGCCACGCAATACGCGGCCGAGGACGCCGACATCACCCTGCGCCTGCACGAGATGCTGCTGCCGCTGCTCGGCGAGACGCCGTCACTGGTCAGGCTGCTCGAGGAGATCGAGATGCCGCTGGTGCCGGTGCTGGCGCGCATGGAGCAGAACGGCGTGCGGCTCGATACCGCGCTGCTGGCGAAGATCAGCCAGGAAATGGCGCAGCGCATGGCCGAGCTGGAGGAGCAGGCCTACAAGGCGGCCGGCACGCCGTTCAACCTGAACTCGCCGCCGCAGCTGCAGGAAATCCTGTACGAGAAGCTCAAGCTGCCGGTGCTGGGCAAGACGCCCAAGGGCCAGCCCTCGACCTCGGAGGACGTGCTCGAGCAGCTGGCCGCCGAGCACGTGCTGCCCAAGCTGATCCTCGAATACCGCGGGCTGGCCAAGCTGCGCTCGACCTACACCGAGAAGCTGCCGGAGCGGGTGAATCCGCAGACCGGGCGCGTGCACACCTCCTACCACCAGGCGGTGGCGGTGACCGGACGCCTGTCCTCCTCCGACCCCAACCTGCAGAACATCCCGGTGCGCACCGCGGAGGGCCGCCGCATCCGCCAGGCC
It includes:
- a CDS encoding NRDE family protein — its product is MCLIAFAWRAHPRYELVLAANRDEFHQRPAEAAQFWPEAPQLLAGRDLSQGGTWCGVTRAGRVAAVTNYRDPSRAEPGKRSRGHLVRDYLLGSRDAETAAEAIEKEKGAYSEFNLLLGDPESLWYVGSRALGPQRITPGVHGISNGAFDLAWPKVRHARAGLEQQLQQDRLEPAALFEVLASRRIAPDGELPDTGVGLQLERFLSAPFIVSPEYGTRASTVLLIARSGEVRFVERRFGPDGTPIGVTDERFMLEV
- a CDS encoding carboxylesterase, translated to MISELDCVELEPGSPARASVIWLHGLGADGNDFVPIVPELRLPDSMAVRFVFPHAPIRPVTLNGGMRMRAWYDILGLDRALREDEAGLRESQAQIEALIRRENARGISSARIVLAGFSQGGAITLQTGLRYPEKLAGLMVLSSYLPLRERFAAEASAANRSTPIFMAHGEFDYMLPLQLGSLSRDLLQQNGYAVEWHAYPMEHQVCLEEIRDIAAWLRKVLA
- a CDS encoding amidohydrolase family protein, coding for MSAQTDIVDAWAQHPTPRMLGHPMFDSLRRWTGRNLSVPEVPLAATLAALDAARVSVALLSAWHGPQGALISNDEVAGWVKQHPDRFAGIGSVDLARPLDALRELRRCVKQLGFKGLRLLPWLWNLPPDDRRYYPLYAECCELGIPFCLQVGHTGPLCPSEPGRPIPYLDHVALEFPELVIVGGHIGYPWTQEMIALATKYPNVHIDTSAYKISRYPRELVEYLRGHGRRKVLFGSNYPMLMPAECLQGLDELALDDETRGLFLAGNARRVFRLG
- a CDS encoding lipoprotein → MPLLRPTLALILLLALLGGCGKRGPLYLPGEKNPEARTVPQESQTQEPPTAPGD
- the lysA gene encoding diaminopimelate decarboxylase, whose protein sequence is MDVFEYRDGRLFAEGADLARLAAEYGTPCYVYSRAAITDNYLAYDRALAGVPHRICYAVKANSNLGVLSVLARLGAGFDIVSGGELARVLRAGGDPRKVVFSGVGKREDEMAAALAAGIACFNVESESELRRLSAVAVRLGKTAAVSLRVNPDVDAQTHPYIATGLRDNKFGIDIARAEAAYREAARLPGLEIVGVDCHIGSQLTQLDPYVDALKRLLELIDRLQAAGIRLRHLDLGGGLGIRYREERPPRPEDYAEAVLPQLKGRALELWLEPGRSIVGNAGVLLTRVEYLKHAPHKNFAIVDAAMNDLMRPALYNAWQEILPVVPRADEPAQVYDVVGPVCETGDWLGRERELAVREGDLLAIRSAGAYGFVMSSNYNSRPRAAEVLVDGDRAHLVRARETRDDLWRGESLVPSPSTGEG
- a CDS encoding type II toxin-antitoxin system RelE/ParE family toxin; its protein translation is MAWDVEFKQSAFRQLEKLDRAIQRRILAFLKDRVTAGADPRLHGKALQGDRQGLWRYRVGDYRIICEIQDHRLVVLVLSLGHRKEIYRGR
- a CDS encoding ribbon-helix-helix protein, CopG family; this translates as MLVRRLRLLRFTAQVFNMFTLFNIGFMPMLGVRLEPELEKRLAKLAKVTGRSKSYYAKEAIRQFLEDREDYLLGLAALEKQEPTLTIREVKKRLGLGR
- the polA gene encoding DNA polymerase I is translated as MSQRNTLILIDGSSWLYRAFHALPPLTAPDGQPTGAVFGMGNMLRKLLREYSPEHIAVVFDPRGKTFRHEKYADYKANRPPIPEDLESQFPLIRELIEGLGLPVLQVEGVEADDVIGTLATQAAGQGWQALVVTGDKDMAQLVNERVQLLDTMKDRRLGREDVIEKFGVPPERIVDYLALMGDASDNIPGVPKVGPKTAAKWLQEYGSLDALVQKAGDVGGKIGENLRASLGILPLSRELATIRCDIPLPVKPAELKPRPADTEKLRALYQRLGFHRWLADAGHEAAPAAGTQPHAPATPAGPRTAAKYHCVLDEAALGALLERLEAAPLICLDTETDALDSMQAGLVGLSFAVQAGEAWYVPVAHEYLGAPAQLPMEKVLSRLKPLLQDAGKPKLGQHIKYDLNVLARHGIEVAGVRYDTMLESYVLNSTATRHDMDSLAEKYLGYQTIKFEDVAGKGKNQISFKQVDLDKATQYAAEDADITLRLHEMLLPLLGETPSLVRLLEEIEMPLVPVLARMEQNGVRLDTALLAKISQEMAQRMAELEEQAYKAAGTPFNLNSPPQLQEILYEKLKLPVLGKTPKGQPSTSEDVLEQLAAEHVLPKLILEYRGLAKLRSTYTEKLPERVNPQTGRVHTSYHQAVAVTGRLSSSDPNLQNIPVRTAEGRRIRQAFVADPGCALLSVDYSQIELRLMAHLSGDPGLVRAFVEGRDIHQATAAEVFGLPLEQVSGEQRRAAKAINFGLIYGMSAFGLARQLDIGREEAGAYMKTFFERYPGVKRFMDDTRQLAREQGYVETLFGRRLYLPDINSRNQAVRQYAERTAINAPLQGSAADLIKKAMVELQAWLSAEHPELRMIMQVHDELVFEGPQETLRKAARAIAERMCTAARLAVPLQADYGIGPNWDAAHEGTDFVRLPG